A window of the Isosphaera pallida ATCC 43644 genome harbors these coding sequences:
- a CDS encoding galactose-1-phosphate uridylyltransferase → MSELRIDPVWGTRVVLSTKRSSRPTDFPTQPVAAASQIRAPNPNCPFCEGNESQTMPEVLAYREPGSPTDGPGWQIRVFPNRYPAVMEENDGPSYGRHEVLIVAPWHVRSFAELDHETTTATLRAVCQRLRDLKANPKTRYVLPFFNVGPDAGASLQHLHGQIVSLARVPGTIGRACQALAAHQKRRGGSLWNEWLDHEATEQTRIVRRGRGHLVLCPPASRTPYETWIIADHPQPFLEETPEDHLHDLARSLDQVVRGIDHALNRPSYNLVIHTAPVIRSRRGAALIAAFRWHLQIVPRSTRIAGFELGCGWFINTTAPEEAARNLRELVVHFESQST, encoded by the coding sequence ATGTCGGAGTTGCGGATCGACCCGGTCTGGGGGACGCGGGTGGTGCTTTCAACCAAGCGTTCGAGTCGCCCCACGGACTTCCCAACCCAGCCGGTGGCGGCCGCCTCGCAAATCCGCGCGCCGAATCCCAACTGTCCGTTTTGCGAAGGCAACGAGTCACAAACTATGCCCGAAGTCCTCGCCTACCGCGAGCCGGGCAGCCCAACCGACGGGCCAGGTTGGCAGATTCGGGTCTTCCCCAACCGCTACCCGGCCGTGATGGAGGAAAACGACGGACCAAGCTACGGGCGGCACGAAGTGCTAATCGTCGCGCCTTGGCATGTGCGGAGTTTCGCCGAACTTGATCATGAAACCACGACGGCGACTCTGCGAGCAGTTTGCCAGCGGCTGCGCGACCTCAAAGCCAATCCCAAGACCCGCTATGTGTTGCCGTTTTTCAACGTGGGACCCGACGCGGGAGCCAGCCTCCAACATCTTCACGGCCAGATTGTCTCGCTGGCTCGGGTCCCTGGAACGATCGGCCGAGCTTGCCAGGCTTTGGCCGCCCATCAGAAGCGTCGGGGCGGGTCGCTCTGGAACGAGTGGCTCGACCACGAAGCCACGGAGCAAACCCGAATCGTCCGCCGGGGACGCGGTCACCTTGTCCTTTGTCCCCCCGCCTCCCGTACCCCCTACGAAACCTGGATCATCGCCGACCACCCTCAACCCTTCCTCGAAGAGACTCCTGAGGACCACCTGCACGACCTAGCCCGCTCGCTCGATCAAGTGGTCCGCGGCATCGACCACGCGCTGAACCGTCCCAGCTACAACCTCGTGATTCACACCGCTCCAGTGATTCGAAGCCGTCGCGGTGCGGCGTTGATCGCCGCGTTTCGCTGGCACCTTCAGATCGTTCCTCGCTCCACCCGGATCGCTGGCTTTGAGTTGGGCTGCGGCTGGTTCATTAACACCACCGCTCCCGAAGAAGCCGCTCGGAACCTCCGTGAGCTCGTCGTTCACTTTGAGTCACAGTCAACCTGA
- a CDS encoding alpha-amylase/4-alpha-glucanotransferase domain-containing protein encodes MSTIRLILAIHNHQPVGNFDGVFEDAFNTAYLPFLQVWEDYGDLPFCLHLSGPLLDWLSDRKPNYLERLQRLARAHRLEPLGGAYAEPILTMIPHRDRVGQLRESQRMLTELYGQAPRGVWIAERVWEPHLVSALAEAGVEYTLLDDFHFQRAGLEGRDLLGYYLTEDEGRLLKVFPVDERLRYVIPFEEPHSAYLRLRELADTQPGAVVVFGDDGEKFGSWPETYDHVYVRGWMRRFCDMLVANRDWLEVTTFSRVVDSQLPLGKVYLPESSYREMTEWVLPPALQQRLAQARTVLDRLPPDQADLLRPFFRPAGFWRNFRVKYPEADEMIARMMAVSNRLAQLESRPDADPDYLEAARLDLYRGQCNCPYWHGAFGGLYLPHLRNAIYEHLIAADLALDAAQGRPETFVEAIAADWNFDARQEIRLANDRMILWLRPAQGGHLYGFDDLRARFNLLATLDRRPEPYHDKILRAIREGTVVDPKAPSDEINNLQNKIILKSADLDAKLIYDTTPRKALVDHFFAAETTLGDLIAGRSVDLGDFATGTHLAKLIREPGVVTLVMERVGVVKGHAIGLRKQVRLEAGSPALSIRYDLDELPPGMELRFGVEINLAGMAGHADDRLLIAPDQRPLGRLDARLDLAELGGIAVRDAWRDARIDLSWSRPAAVWSFPIETVSQSEGGFEAVYQSTALIPRWVVQGDRDRRWSVEMTWTLGPAGPEPLDLDRIDLDRIHHATGAALTASRAGVE; translated from the coding sequence ATGTCCACCATCCGCTTGATCCTGGCGATCCATAATCATCAGCCGGTGGGCAACTTCGACGGCGTCTTCGAGGACGCCTTCAACACCGCCTATCTCCCGTTCCTGCAAGTCTGGGAGGACTATGGCGATCTGCCGTTTTGCCTGCACCTTTCCGGTCCGCTGCTAGACTGGTTGTCCGACCGCAAACCCAACTATCTAGAGCGACTCCAGCGCCTGGCCCGGGCTCACCGCCTCGAACCGCTAGGGGGAGCCTACGCCGAACCCATTCTCACCATGATCCCCCACCGCGACCGGGTCGGCCAACTCCGCGAATCGCAACGGATGCTCACCGAGCTTTACGGTCAAGCCCCCCGCGGTGTCTGGATCGCTGAGCGGGTCTGGGAACCCCACCTGGTCAGCGCCCTGGCCGAAGCCGGCGTCGAGTATACCCTGCTGGACGACTTCCACTTCCAACGCGCCGGTCTCGAAGGACGCGACCTGCTGGGCTACTACCTCACCGAGGACGAAGGCCGCCTGCTCAAAGTCTTCCCTGTCGATGAACGGCTCCGCTACGTCATCCCATTCGAGGAGCCCCATTCGGCTTATCTGAGGCTCCGCGAACTGGCCGACACCCAACCCGGCGCGGTCGTGGTCTTCGGTGACGACGGCGAGAAATTCGGCTCCTGGCCCGAGACCTACGATCATGTCTACGTCCGCGGCTGGATGAGGCGGTTCTGCGACATGCTGGTGGCTAACCGCGACTGGTTGGAGGTCACCACCTTCTCACGAGTCGTCGATTCCCAACTCCCGCTGGGCAAGGTCTATCTGCCCGAATCCTCTTACCGCGAAATGACCGAGTGGGTGCTTCCACCCGCCCTCCAACAACGTCTGGCCCAAGCGCGGACGGTCCTCGATCGGCTTCCCCCCGACCAGGCCGACCTCCTGCGTCCCTTCTTCCGCCCCGCCGGCTTTTGGCGCAACTTCCGGGTCAAATATCCCGAAGCCGATGAAATGATCGCCCGCATGATGGCCGTCTCGAATCGGCTAGCTCAACTGGAGTCCCGGCCCGACGCCGACCCCGACTACCTCGAAGCCGCCCGCTTAGACCTCTATCGCGGCCAATGTAACTGCCCCTACTGGCACGGCGCCTTCGGCGGCCTCTACCTTCCCCACCTGCGCAACGCCATCTATGAACATCTGATCGCAGCCGATCTGGCGCTCGACGCCGCCCAAGGTCGCCCTGAAACCTTCGTCGAGGCAATCGCCGCCGACTGGAATTTCGACGCCCGCCAGGAAATCCGTCTGGCCAACGACCGCATGATCCTCTGGCTGCGCCCCGCCCAGGGCGGACACCTCTACGGCTTCGACGACCTCCGCGCCCGCTTCAACCTGCTGGCCACCCTCGATCGTCGCCCCGAACCCTACCACGACAAGATCCTTCGCGCGATCCGGGAGGGAACCGTTGTGGATCCCAAAGCCCCCTCCGACGAAATCAACAATCTCCAGAACAAAATTATTCTCAAATCTGCTGACCTCGATGCGAAATTAATCTACGACACCACCCCGCGCAAGGCGCTAGTGGATCATTTCTTCGCCGCCGAGACCACCCTCGGCGACTTGATCGCTGGTCGTTCGGTCGATTTAGGCGACTTTGCCACCGGCACTCACTTGGCCAAACTGATCCGCGAGCCAGGGGTCGTCACCCTAGTCATGGAGCGGGTGGGGGTCGTCAAAGGGCACGCGATCGGCCTACGCAAGCAGGTGCGTCTGGAGGCTGGTTCGCCCGCGTTGTCGATCCGTTACGACCTGGACGAACTGCCTCCCGGCATGGAATTGCGGTTTGGCGTCGAGATCAATTTGGCGGGCATGGCTGGTCACGCCGACGATCGCCTGCTGATCGCCCCCGATCAACGCCCCCTAGGACGACTCGACGCCCGGCTTGATCTGGCCGAACTCGGCGGAATCGCAGTGCGGGATGCCTGGCGCGACGCCCGCATCGACTTGAGTTGGTCCCGCCCCGCGGCGGTTTGGTCCTTCCCGATCGAGACGGTCTCCCAAAGCGAGGGCGGGTTTGAGGCAGTCTACCAAAGCACGGCGTTGATCCCGCGTTGGGTCGTCCAGGGAGACCGCGACCGCCGTTGGTCGGTCGAGATGACCTGGACCCTGGGCCCAGCCGGTCCCGAACCGCTCGACCTCGACCGCATCGACCTCGATCGGATCCACCACGCCACCGGTGCGGCGTTGACCGCCTCCCGCGCCGGGGTCGAATGA
- a CDS encoding DUF58 domain-containing protein, with translation MGASAIPPPPDPERLRRAWERWMIRRERVRNPLRPVAAARSSTPSPSGRVGRPAVGRAWEFDRLRPYEPGDPISDLDWNATARLGIPHLRAYREERTGPVWVVLDVSSSVLVDPLIRVGTRHLGLMILETAHRAGRPLGLIEASDRIERVDPPHQPRPLSAWRRRLATDPGPPRQVARTDPRIWIDHLDHWARRHGSALVLAVGDGWIPPEGRAALSRFARTSRYFFTMVDVYSRHRPVAPWSVEPRPMRDAETGEVVWVGPMPAYLEPPPPAEDVDRLTLDFSAPQPWLDLERCLDST, from the coding sequence ATGGGCGCGTCTGCCATCCCTCCGCCACCGGACCCCGAGCGTCTCCGACGCGCGTGGGAACGCTGGATGATCCGCCGCGAGCGGGTACGCAACCCGTTGCGACCCGTCGCGGCCGCGCGCTCCTCCACTCCGTCGCCTTCGGGTCGCGTGGGACGCCCCGCCGTTGGTCGGGCTTGGGAGTTCGACCGTCTGCGGCCCTACGAACCGGGCGACCCGATCAGCGACCTCGACTGGAACGCCACCGCCCGCCTGGGCATCCCACACCTTCGAGCCTATCGGGAGGAACGCACCGGACCGGTCTGGGTCGTGCTCGACGTCTCCTCCAGTGTCCTGGTCGATCCGCTAATCCGCGTGGGCACCCGCCACTTGGGCCTGATGATCCTGGAAACCGCCCATCGCGCTGGTCGCCCCCTCGGCCTGATCGAAGCCTCCGACCGGATTGAACGAGTCGATCCGCCCCACCAACCCCGCCCGCTCTCGGCCTGGCGACGGCGCCTGGCCACTGATCCCGGTCCGCCTCGTCAGGTGGCCCGCACCGACCCCCGAATTTGGATCGATCACCTCGACCACTGGGCGCGTCGTCACGGCTCGGCGCTGGTTTTGGCCGTCGGCGATGGTTGGATCCCTCCCGAAGGCCGCGCGGCCTTGAGCCGCTTTGCCCGCACAAGCCGATACTTTTTCACTATGGTTGATGTTTATTCGCGGCATCGTCCCGTCGCACCCTGGAGTGTCGAGCCCCGCCCCATGCGGGACGCGGAAACCGGCGAGGTGGTCTGGGTCGGCCCCATGCCTGCGTATTTGGAACCACCGCCCCCCGCCGAGGATGTCGATCGACTGACGTTGGATTTTTCCGCTCCCCAACCCTGGCTCGACCTGGAGCGCTGCCTGGATTCCACTTGA
- a CDS encoding 30S ribosomal protein S1, which translates to MTQPDQPPTPPNDRVESSDSTPTASAPSTPPKRRVQIGQSYVVPKPNPSATATSTPDRPGPDSGSARRPRRDRDEDDGPARRSLSQIDRDLDQAMAESVRNLAPPSFGNKPLKKLWDEELEAEFAETMGDFDFGDLEDQGGTRREPKPPGSKLAGPRKGRMIAVRGENVFIDLGGKSEGVVPLTQFLELNRPIPAKGEEVEVLVERFDPSEGVVRLNLRGAVVEANWDNLQVGTPVEARVTKVNKGGLDVDVDGIRGFLPISQIELGRVEDASVYLNQRLKCLVTEANPRLKNLVVSRRALLEREREELREKTWAELAEGQVRQGKVRTVRDFGAFVDLGGVDGLLHVSDMSWVRNKDARAVVSVGQELTVKVLKIDRENRKVSLGLKQLTVSPWDDLAQRLAPGDIVKVKVTKIMDFGAFAEIEPAVEGLIHISELANRRVNRVSDVLKEGDELEVKILSIDPAERKIALSLRQALEVKARAQAEQDQAEDQADDQPDDDPPPAKPKPTVPLKGGLARHGDDAASLGLNL; encoded by the coding sequence ATGACCCAGCCCGACCAACCCCCTACGCCACCCAACGACCGCGTTGAATCGTCCGACTCCACCCCAACCGCTTCAGCTCCTTCGACTCCACCCAAACGTCGGGTGCAAATTGGTCAATCTTACGTGGTGCCCAAACCAAACCCCTCCGCCACGGCCACCTCTACGCCCGACCGTCCCGGTCCCGATTCGGGTTCTGCCCGTCGCCCCCGGCGTGATCGGGACGAAGACGATGGACCAGCTCGCCGCTCCCTTTCCCAAATCGACCGCGACCTGGACCAAGCGATGGCCGAATCGGTCCGCAACCTTGCTCCGCCCAGCTTCGGCAACAAACCGCTCAAGAAGCTCTGGGACGAGGAACTCGAAGCCGAATTCGCCGAAACCATGGGCGACTTCGACTTCGGCGACCTGGAGGACCAGGGCGGAACACGTCGCGAGCCCAAACCCCCTGGTTCCAAACTGGCCGGTCCCCGCAAAGGACGCATGATCGCCGTCCGAGGCGAGAATGTCTTCATTGACTTGGGCGGCAAATCCGAAGGGGTTGTTCCCCTGACGCAGTTCCTCGAACTCAACCGCCCGATCCCCGCCAAAGGGGAGGAGGTCGAGGTCCTCGTCGAACGGTTTGACCCCTCCGAAGGGGTCGTCCGGCTCAATCTGCGTGGCGCGGTGGTCGAAGCCAACTGGGACAACCTCCAGGTGGGAACCCCAGTCGAAGCCCGGGTCACCAAAGTCAACAAGGGAGGGCTGGATGTCGATGTGGACGGCATCCGCGGCTTCCTGCCGATCAGCCAAATCGAACTCGGACGGGTCGAGGACGCCAGCGTTTATCTCAACCAGCGACTCAAGTGCCTGGTCACCGAAGCAAATCCCCGCCTGAAAAACCTCGTCGTGTCCCGCCGCGCCCTGCTTGAACGGGAACGCGAAGAACTCCGCGAAAAGACCTGGGCCGAACTGGCCGAAGGCCAGGTACGCCAAGGTAAGGTCCGTACCGTTCGTGACTTCGGTGCCTTCGTCGATTTAGGCGGGGTCGATGGCCTGCTGCATGTCTCGGACATGTCCTGGGTCCGCAACAAAGACGCCCGCGCAGTGGTGTCGGTCGGTCAGGAACTCACCGTCAAAGTCCTCAAAATCGACCGGGAGAACCGTAAGGTCAGCCTCGGTCTCAAACAACTGACCGTCAGCCCCTGGGACGATTTGGCCCAACGCCTCGCTCCCGGTGACATCGTCAAGGTCAAAGTCACCAAGATCATGGACTTCGGCGCGTTCGCGGAGATTGAGCCGGCGGTGGAGGGGCTGATCCACATCTCCGAACTCGCTAATCGCCGCGTCAACCGTGTCTCCGACGTCCTCAAGGAAGGGGACGAACTCGAAGTCAAGATTCTCTCGATCGACCCGGCCGAGCGCAAAATCGCCCTGTCGTTGCGTCAAGCGTTGGAAGTCAAAGCGCGGGCTCAGGCGGAGCAGGACCAGGCGGAGGACCAAGCCGACGACCAACCTGACGACGACCCGCCGCCCGCCAAACCCAAGCCCACCGTTCCACTCAAGGGTGGCCTAGCCCGCCACGGCGACGACGCGGCTTCGCTTGGTCTGAACCTCTAA